One region of Salvia miltiorrhiza cultivar Shanhuang (shh) chromosome 3, IMPLAD_Smil_shh, whole genome shotgun sequence genomic DNA includes:
- the LOC131017240 gene encoding uncharacterized protein LOC131017240, which translates to MAEATADDQLVQQQQPPPKPRPKRFVKNQIPDSILNDAALNAAISLLPANYNFEIHKIIWRVRSSNATRVALQFPEGLLMYSLVISDILATFGAVAHCFILGDVTYGACCVDDLSARALDVHLLVHFGHSCLVPIDCTTVPVLYIFVEIAINTRKLLHELSYNFSPNQISNFVMAGTIQFSNAIRAVKPELENLGFRVLIPQSKPLSAGEVLGCTAPSVKLHDSAGKDNVIIFVADGRFHLEAFMIANPDIKAFRYDPYLGKLFLEEYDHEGMKGNRRNAIERAKGAKTWGIVLGTLGRQGNPVVLNRLEGKMRDKGLDYMVVLISELSPKKIELFGDAVDAWVQIACPRLSIDWGDAFKKPLLTSFEAEIALGDLAGWWERKPVCNDSLEGAMKEGCCGNGNGQKGVDYPMDYYAQDGGEWNSSYSKKPARGKKDQCCNGSGVRC; encoded by the coding sequence ATGGCTGAAGCAACCGCCGACGACCAGTTAGTGCAGCAACAGCAGCCTCCGCCGAAACCGCGGCCGAAGCGCTTCGTAAAGAACCAAATCCCCGACTCAATCCTCAACGACGCGGCGCTCAACGCCGCTATCTCCCTCCTCCCGGCCAACTACAACTTCGAGATCCACAAAATCATCTGGCGCGTGCGCTCCTCGAACGCCACCCGCGTCGCTCTCCAGTTCCCGGAGGGCCTCCTCATGTACTCACTCGTCATCTCCGACATACTCGCCACCTTCGGCGCCGTCGCGCACTGCTTCATCCTAGGCGACGTCACCTACGGCGCCTGCTGCGTCGACGACCTTTCCGCGCGCGCGCTCGACGTGCACCTGCTCGTGCACTTCGGCCACAGCTGCCTCGTCCCCATCGATTGCACCACCGTTCCTGTGCTCTACATCTTCGTCGAGATCGCCATCAACACGCGGAAGCTCCTGCACGAGCTGAGTTACAATTTTAGCCCTAATCAGATCAGTAATTTCGTCATGGCTGGAACTATTCAATTTTCGAACGCGATCCGCGCGGTGAAGCCGGAGCTggagaatttagggtttagggttttgaTTCCCCAATCTAAGCCCCTTTCTGCGGGGGAAGTCCTCGGGTGCACTGCGCCAAGCGTGAAATTACATGATTCTGCGGGGAAGGACAATGTGATTATCTTTGTGGCGGATGGAAGGTTCCATTTGGAGGCGTTTATGATTGCGAATCCGGATATTAAGGCGTTTAGGTATGATCCTTATTTGGGGAAGTTGTTCTTGGAGGAGTATGATCATGAGGGGATGAAGGGGAATAGGAGAAATGCGATAGAGAGGGCGAAAGGGGCGAAAACGTGGGGCATTGTGTTGGGGACCTTAGGCAGGCAAGGGAATCCTGTGGTGTTGAACAGGTTGGAagggaaaatgagggataaaggATTGGATTATATGGTGGTTTTGATATCCGAATTGTCGCCTAAGAAGATTGAGCTGTTTGGCGATGCAGTGGATGCTTGGGTTCAGATTGCGTGCCCCAGATTGTCTATTGATTGGGGCGATGCGTTTAAGAAGCCGCTGCTGACATCCTTCGAGGCTGAGATTGCACTCGGGGATTTGGCCGGGTGGTGGGAGAGGAAACCAGTATGTAATGATAGTTTGGAAGGGGCCATGAAGGAAGGTTGTTGTGGAAATGGCAACGGGCAAAAGGGTGTGGATTATCCGATGGATTATTATGCGCAGGATGGAGGGGAGTGGAATTCTTCTTATTCAAAGAAGCCTGCTCGTGGGAAAAAAGATCAGTGTTGCAATGGTAGTGGTGTGAGATGTTAA